Proteins encoded by one window of Channa argus isolate prfri chromosome 1, Channa argus male v1.0, whole genome shotgun sequence:
- the pex13 gene encoding peroxisome biogenesis factor 13 has translation MDSQPPQKPWERRIPGTMTGPLNYRYTDFLPAAASSTSAGPPTLTRMVPPVPPRPVQPSYRPSYSSFNSSYSPYGSSIYGGYSPYSYSGGYGLGGYNRLPLTEDVAPSRFVQQAEEGSRGAFQSIESIVQAFASVSMMLDATFSAVYNSFRAVLDVANHLTRLRAHLTRVLSAFALVRTLRYLYRRLQRLLGRRSDAEVEDLWADSASDALATSTSRGFGAGMEDHTVKSWPIFLFFAVVLGGPYLIWKLLSSSSGSEENATNWASGEDDHVVARAEYDFSAASEEEVSFRAGDMLNLAPKEQQPRVRGWLLASLDGQSTGLVPANYVKILGKRRGRKHTEMERLAQAQQENTQVTHTALAIHPQLHSAQGLNPGLGPASISVSSDELLESVYKETPSSFSLGTSSSNLSSSTVLNIPEKTDL, from the exons ATGGATTCACAGCCTCCACAAAAACCATGGGAACGACGAATTCCAGGGACAATGACTGGACCTCTGAATTACAG GTATACAGATTTTTTACCAGCTGCAGCTTCCTCCACATCTGCTGGACCCCCTACCCTAACAAGAATGGTTCCTCCAGTGCCCCCTCGCCCCGTCCAGCCGTCATATCGTCCATCCTATAGCTCCTTCAACTCCTCTTATAGCCCCTATGGGAGCTCTATCTATGGCGGCTACAGCCCGTACAGTTACAGTGGTGGCTATGGCCTGGGAGGGTACAACCGTCTTCCACTCACTGAAGATGTGGCCCCTAGTAGGTTTGTGCAACAGGCCGAGGAAGGCAGCCGTGGCGCCTTCCAGTCCATCGAGAGCATCGTCCAGGCGTTTGCCTCTGTTAGCATGATGCTGGACGCCACCTTCTCGGCTGTGTATAACAGTTTTCGTGCTGTGCTGGATGTAGCCAACCACCTAACGCGGCTGCGTGCACACCTCACTCGAGTTTTGTCAGCCTTTGCTCTGGTACGCACGTTACGATACCTCTACCGTCGGTTACAGAGGCTGCTGGGACGGAGGTCAGATGCTGAGGTTGAGGACTTATGGGCGGACAGTGCTAGTGATGCCCTAGCTACTAGCACATCCAGAGGGTTTGGAGCAGGGATGGAAGATCACACTGTCAAATCCTGGccaatttttctgtttttcgCTGTAGTGTTGGGTGGACCTTATCTCATCTGGAAACTGCTGAGCTCCAGCTCTGGCTCTGAAGAAAATG CCACTAACTGGGCCAGTGGAGAGGATGACCATGTAGTGGCTAGAGCAGAATACGACTTTTCAGCTGCATCGGAGGAGGAGGTTTCTTTCCGAGCTGGAGACATGCTTAACCTCGCCCCTAAAG AGCAACAGCCCAGGGTGCGTGGATGGCTCTTGGCCAGCTTGGATGGTCAAAGCACAGGACTTGTCCCAGCCAATTATGTCAAGATTCTTGGGAAGAGGAGAGGCCGTAAGcacacagagatggagaggCTTGCTCAGGCCCAGCAAGAGAACACACAGGTGACCCACACGGCCTTGGCCATACACCCACAACTACATTCTGCCCAAGGCTTGAACCCAGGCCTTGGTCCAGCCTCTATCTCGGTTTCCTCAGATGAGCTGCTAGAATCTGTGTACAAGGAAACACCCTCTTCCTTCAGTTTAGGAACATCCAGTTCCAATCTGTCTTCTAGCACAGTGTTAAACATCCCTGAGAAGACTGACCTGtga
- the sanbr gene encoding SANT and BTB domain regulator of class switch recombination, whose translation MNRFCSDNNNFPYDNNILVLDMVLGSLWGVPQTINWDDVAKLVPGFTAKECARRFEELKSAGGFPHVDNQCNAVTQEGTSPSDGLSMLLETGEVVETESSKNTNKFIGSKSASSGRTGAVEKKEKRVSIEEDDKPQKPQDPNMVIHVCDETKNLKQDFTCPRDLLVKEMRYFAEYLSLDPQRWEEVDISVHCDVQIFDWLMNYVRRNSAGEGNKDKPRLEPSNVISILISSEFLKMDTLVEECIHYCHKHMSAIVATPCNMNCINSNLATRIAELFNHNEADDIRDKKDKFKSKLFQKKIECLFDPNYQSRDSLGNASTLYRCGLCLKVLNKDTERRISCVPGKINIDSRGEIVYTHTRQKSWDVHEYINGLYEELKSWVLVYWRIWGTINYLTCSRCQQVFLCAELTHCKYHPDSVLYLGLGAEKAWHGAGIYPCCNQRVLRFDPSGMPKGCKMRDHIVNVPDEENCDEATLAQIRVLNDLLLHRDAVCVSNTPPADGTDESPPEAEKIQDSDVHMEPTLLRPLRGDGSTFSLLKNWSLQLRQQSLLSEDEEYTTGSEVTEDEVGDEEELSKKQAAKKAKKAHRPLKKQMSSPNFQRKDKPEKSQSRDNTPFIVSVQKSKWDSSRSMRYNQDAQREEDQRRMVEIISYLTRIRFGDHEQSKYKDTKEPAGGIYARLEAQFKSTAQARQSSEKTPRSKTRYAQIRTT comes from the exons ATGAACCGCTTCTGCTCAGACAACAACAACTTTCCCTATGACAACAACATCCTAGTTTTGGACATGGTGCTTGGTTCTCTGTGGGGAGTACCTCAGACCATAAACTGGGACGATGTAGCCAAGCTAGTTCCAGGATTCACAGCCAAGGAG TGTGCCCGTCGATTTGAGGAGCTGAAGAGCGCGGGAGGATTTCCTCACGTGGACAACCAATGTAATGCTGTAACACAGGAAGGCACCTCACCTTCAGATGGCCTGTCCATGCTGCTGGAGACAGGAGAGGTGGTGGAGACAGAAAGTAGCAAGAACACAAATAAATTTATAG GCTCCAAATCAGCATCATCAGGGAGAACTGGTGCtgtggagaaaaaagagaaaagagtctCAATAGAGGAGGATGACAAACCTCAGAAACCACAAGA TCCCAACATGGTCATCCATGTGTGTGACGAGACCAAGAATCTAAAGCAGGACTTCACGTGTCCCAGAGACCTTCTAGTTAAAGAGATGCGTTACTTCGCTGAGTACTTGTCTTTGGACCCCCAAAGATGGGAAGAGGTGGACATCTCTGTTCACTGTGACGTGCAGATCTTTGACTGGCTCATGAATTACGTCCGAAGGAACTCTGCAGGAGAGGGAAACAAGGACAAACCGCGACTTG AGCCCAGCAATGTGATCTCAATCCTGATCTCCTCCGAGTTCTTGAAGATGGATACGTTA GTGGAGGAATGTATCCACTACTGCCACAAACACATGAGCGCCATCGTGGCTACACCGTGCAACATGAACTGCATTAACAGCAACCTGGCAACACGCATTGCTGAGCTCTTCAACCACAATGAAGCAGATGACATCAGGGACAAAAAAGACAAGTTTAAGAG CAAATTGTTTCAGAAGAAAATCGAGTGTCTCTTTGACCCCAACTACCAGAGCAGAGATTCACTGGGTAATGCGTCTACTCTCTACAG GTGTGGTCTGTGCCTCAAGGTGTtgaacaaagacacagagaggaggaTTTCTTGTGTTCCAGGGAAAATCAATATTGACTCACGAGGAGAGATTGTGTATACGCACACGAG acaGAAGAGTTGGGATGTGCATGAATATATTAATGGTCTCTACGAGGAGCTCAAGTCCTGGGTCCTGGTCTACTGGAGAATCTGGGGTACCATCAATTATCTCACCTGCTCCCGGTGccaacag gtgtttctgtgtgcagagCTGACCCACTGTAAGTACCATCCAGACAGTGTGCTATATCTGGGCCTGGGTGCAGAGAAAGCTTGGCACGGTGCAGGAATCTACCCCTGCTGCAACCAGAGGGTTCTCCGCTTTGACCCCTCTGGTATGCCCAAG GGTTGTAAAATGCGAGACCACATTGTGAACGTACCTGATGAAGAGAACTGTGACGAGGCCACCTTAGCCCAGATCAGAGTCCTCAACGACCTCCTGCTGCACCGGGACGCTGTTTGTGTATCCAACACACCACCTGCAGATGG TACTGATGAGAGCCCACCCGAAGCAGAGAAGATTCAGGACAGTGATGTTCACATGGAGCCGACACTCCTCAGACCCCTGAGGGGAGATGGGAGCACG ttttcacttttgaaAAACTGGAGCCTGCAACTG AGGCAGCAGTCTCTCCTGTCTGAGGATGAGGAGTACACCACAGGCTCAGAGGTTACTGAAGATGAGGTGGGGGATGAAGAGGAGCTGTCCAAGAAACAAG cTGCTAAGAAAGCCAAGAAGGCCCACAGACCTCTGAAGAAGCAGATGTCCTCTCCAAACTTCCAACGCAAAGACAAACCAGAGAAA TCACAGAGCAGGGACAACACACCTTTCAT AGTGAGCGTTCAGAAGAGTAAGTGGGACAGCTCGCGCTCCATGCGCTACAACCAGGATGCTCAGAGGGAGGAAG ATCAGCGTCGTATGGTGGAGATTATCAGCTACTTGACAAGGATTAGATTTGGGGACCACGAACAGAGCAAATATAAGGACACtaaagag CCTGCAGGAGGAATCTATGCCAGATTGGAAGCACAATTCAAGAGCACTGCTCAAGCTAGACAGAGTTCAGAGAAGACACCCAG ATCTAAAACACGCTACGCTCAGATCCGTACAACATAG